The Patescibacteria group bacterium region GGAGATTTGGGAATTGGTTGAAAGAAGTAAGAGACTGGGCTATTGCTAGAGATAGATATTGGGGGACACCTCTTCCTGTTTGGGAATGTAAAAACTGCAAGCACACTGAAATGATTGGAGGCGTGAATGATATTGTAAAGCAGAAATTTGACACTAATCGTTATTTTCTTCTTCGCCATGGTCAATCTTTACGACAGACCAAAGAAAAAAACCTGTCAATGTGCTGGCCTGAAAAAATACATTGCCCTTTAACTGATAAAGGGAAAGAAGAGGCTTTAAAAACAGCCAAGCAGTTGGCAAAAGATGGTATTGATCTAATCTTTTCTTCTGATTTGCTGCGAACAAAACAAACTGCTGAGATCGTAGGGCAGGAGCTGAAAATTCCTGTTAAGTTCAGTAAAAAGATAAGGGAATTTGATGTCGGCACATTTAATGGAAAAGAAGCAAGGTTGTCCTGGGAATATCGGAAGGAAAAAGGAGACCTTATAGGAACGAGACTTCCAGGCGGTGAAAGTTATATTGATGTTAGAAAAAGAGTTTATAAGTTCATTAAAGAAATAAATAACAAGTATAAAGATAAAAATATATTAATTATTTCTCATGAATCACCTTTAACTGTTCTTGAAAAAACTTTAAAAGGTTGGCCTTTGGAAAAGATTGTGGATTGGAGGTGGAAAAAAAGAAAAGATCTTATTAAAACTGGTCAATGGCGCGAGGTTAAGTTTGCTGACCTTCCTTACAATAAAAAAATGCAGCTTGATCTTCATCGTCCATTTATTGATAAAATCAAATTTCATTGTTCTGGGTGTAATACTCTTATGGAGAGAGTGCCTGAGGTTATTGACTGCTGGTTTGACTCAGGAGCAATGCCTTTTGCCCAGTATCATTATCCTTTTGAGAATAAGAGTTTAATTGATGATAATAAGCAGTTTCCAGCTGATTATATTTGCGAGGCAATAGACCAGACAAGGGGTTGGTTTTATACTTTGCTGGCAATTTCAACTTTACTTGGCAAAGGGCCAGCATATAAAAATGTTATTTCTTTAGGTCATCTTTTAGATGAAAAAGGAGAAAAAATGTCCAAGTCAAAGGGAAATATTATTGATCCCTGGTATATCTTTGAAAAATATTCAGCTGATGCTGTTAGGTGGAGTTTTTACACTATTAATCAGCCAGGTGACCCAAAGCTTTTCTCAGAAAAAGATCCTGAAAAGTCTTTGAGAAAATTCATACTTCCTTTGTGGAATTCATATGTTTTTCTAAAAACTTATAGCAATAGTCAGTTTTTTACAACTAAAAAACCAGTTTCAAACAATATATTGGATAAGTGGATTATTTCTAAGCTTGATGAATTGATTTTAAATGCCACAAAATCTTTGGAAAATTATGATATCACTAGTGCCTCCAGAAATATTGAAAAGTTTTTAATGAGTGAAGTGTCTCTTTGGTATATTAGAAGGTCTCGTAAAAGATTTCAGCAGCCTGAAAGTAATTTAGAGCTGAAGCAGGCATCTCAGACTTTGAGTTTTGTGATTTTTCAAATTTTAAAATTATCTTCTCCTTTTATTCCTTTTTTAGCAGAACATATTTATCAGGATTTTAAAAAATCAGGATTAAAAGCAAAACTATCTGTTCATTTAGAAGATTGGCCTCAATCAGTTGAGAAATCGGTTGATAAAATATTAAATGTAAAAATGGATAAAGTTAGAGAAATAGTGGTTCAAGGTTTGGCTGAAAGAGCAAAAGCTAAAATTAAAGTAAGACAAGCTTTGCAAGAGTTAACAATTAAAGATAAAGAATTAAAAAACGAGAGTCAGCTCTTGGATTTAATCAAACAAGAGGTTAATATTAAAGAAATAAGCTTTGGAAAAGAAATTAAGCTTAATACAGAGCTTACAAAAGCATTAAAAGAAGAAGGTTTAGTAAGAGAGGTTATAAGGCAGATTCAAGAGATTAGAAAGGAGAAAAAACTGATTCCTCAGGATGCGATATTAGTCCAGTTTGAAGGAGAACATGATATTAGCGAGTTATTGCTAAGAAAAGAAAAAGAGATTGTAAAAGAAACAAAAGCTAAAGATTTGGATTTAGTTAAAGGATTAAAAAAAGGAAAACAAATTAATGTTAATGGCCAGAAGCTGCAATTATCCATCAAAAAAGTAAAATAATTATTATATGGAAAATAAAGGACAACAATTTGGACGAAGAATGTGGGGAGAAGGATCGCAAAGGCCATCTAGTTTTGAAAGAAAATATTCAGTGCCTACAAAATCAATAAAATCAGAAATCGAAAAAATGAAGATTAAGAAAACAGGGACTAAGGAAGCGGGAAAATCCTCTGAACAAGCATTTTGGAATCGTTTTGGTTCTGCGAAAAA contains the following coding sequences:
- a CDS encoding class I tRNA ligase family protein; translation: MKLNFLKTEKKVLKFWKDNNIFEKSIKQRVKARDFIFYEGPPTANAPPGLHHVLARAFKDIVCRYKTMRGFRVIRKGGWDTHGLPVELQIEKKLDLKSKKDIENYGISKFNKKCKTSVWNFTKAWVDLTEKMGYWIDINNPYITYNPEYVESVWWILKQIWNKGLLKQDFKVVPYCPRCGTPLSSHEVADGYKKIKEPSVFVKFKIISPNFKNTSLLVWTTTPWTLPGNVAVALNPKFTYSKIKVNNEFLILAKERIKKLGIEGEITGNFKGKELLNLRYQALYPAEDEVLRNAYKIIGGNFVTLDEGTGLVHIAPAYGVDDMEVAKKNKLPVLLNIDEEGKFRLNVEKWARMYFKDADPLIIKDLEGRGLLFKQEVYEHDYPFCWRCKNPLLYYAKKTWFITITKVKKDLISNNEKINWHPAYLKKGRFGNWLKEVRDWAIARDRYWGTPLPVWECKNCKHTEMIGGVNDIVKQKFDTNRYFLLRHGQSLRQTKEKNLSMCWPEKIHCPLTDKGKEEALKTAKQLAKDGIDLIFSSDLLRTKQTAEIVGQELKIPVKFSKKIREFDVGTFNGKEARLSWEYRKEKGDLIGTRLPGGESYIDVRKRVYKFIKEINNKYKDKNILIISHESPLTVLEKTLKGWPLEKIVDWRWKKRKDLIKTGQWREVKFADLPYNKKMQLDLHRPFIDKIKFHCSGCNTLMERVPEVIDCWFDSGAMPFAQYHYPFENKSLIDDNKQFPADYICEAIDQTRGWFYTLLAISTLLGKGPAYKNVISLGHLLDEKGEKMSKSKGNIIDPWYIFEKYSADAVRWSFYTINQPGDPKLFSEKDPEKSLRKFILPLWNSYVFLKTYSNSQFFTTKKPVSNNILDKWIISKLDELILNATKSLENYDITSASRNIEKFLMSEVSLWYIRRSRKRFQQPESNLELKQASQTLSFVIFQILKLSSPFIPFLAEHIYQDFKKSGLKAKLSVHLEDWPQSVEKSVDKILNVKMDKVREIVVQGLAERAKAKIKVRQALQELTIKDKELKNESQLLDLIKQEVNIKEISFGKEIKLNTELTKALKEEGLVREVIRQIQEIRKEKKLIPQDAILVQFEGEHDISELLLRKEKEIVKETKAKDLDLVKGLKKGKQINVNGQKLQLSIKKVK